Genomic DNA from Macadamia integrifolia cultivar HAES 741 chromosome 6, SCU_Mint_v3, whole genome shotgun sequence:
AATACCTTTCTCTGGTGGTTCAGTAGGTTAGAAAGTGATGTCTAGTATCAAATATAAGTCCACAATTTCAATTTGCAAATTTTACCAATTATATTAGTGGTTTATAGCACTTTAGAGTCCCACTCaaacaaaaatttcaataaGAGAGGAAAGCAAACCTAGGTCTCTGATGCAGCCAGGCCAATTAGATTGGGCCTGATTAGATTGTTATGTAAGGACTGAAAGGTTATACCAGGAGAGAGCCTAACCACACAACATAGATTGGTGGTCATGGATATGTGCCTCATTATGCAAAATCGTAAGAAAGGTGAGTTATTTGCCCTAGGATAAGGTGATGGGGCTTAAAAGAAGATACCTTGAAATCATTTACtgataaaataattaaacaaggAAAGTGGGGTCTGGAGGGAGACACTAAGGCTACGTTTGGTTGCACTCCCGCTCCGTGGGAGTCAATCTTAAGCAGAATtgatatttcttgattctattcCGATAAAATGAGAAACAGATTTCGCTAAACCTATGCCAATATCAATTCCGGAATATAAAAAACCAGGAACACCGTATATCAAACCTATTCAATATCAAGTTTGGAAAACAAATAATCCATTCATGACTTTCTTTTAACAAAGCCCATTATTGAGTAAGACAGGAGGATGGAATCCCATCCTCCCATATTTTTCATCCTCTCTTCATCAAACCGCAGCACATCTCTAAGTTCTTGTCTTCGCATTTTCCTTGGACCCGCAAGGTGAGGTGTTGCCACTGGTCGTAGCTTATGGGCTGGCCTGCTGCCTCAAGGCCACAGTAGGCATGAATAGAAAACCTGAAATAAAGATTGTGAAAACGATTTCAGGTGAGCCGTGGGTGTTGGGGGATTTCAGGTGACACCTGTTGCAAAATCAATACACCCACCTGCTGTGTTTCAGGCACTTGGTATCCATGGAATCCATAGTCAAACCTCCTCAACACCATAACTCAGAAGTTCGACCAACATGAATTTAGCAAGCACAAAGAACTGAAAGCATGGTACCCATTTTCCTGTTTAAAGATCCAGATTGCACAACAGAAAGCCACGCAAAACACATTCACTGCTTGAGTTTTCAGCGCTGGCAAGTATCGGAGGATTTCAAGTGAGGTGCTCTTGCCAGTCCTCAGTGTCAGCTCCAGATCATCTGCTtaaatttttaaatcctttcaCCCTCCGGCTCTCAAACTCGGACTCTGTTCCTCCCCCCAACCTATCCCTCCACACACTGCAGCAAGTTCTTACGAGGCCCCACGGGTTTCACCAGATTGAATGTAGGAGGTGCCAGAGCTGCAAAAGGTGGTGATGCTGCCCCTTGGCAGCTGACTCATCTACCGAAATCGAAAGTAAAGCTGCAGAGGTGTCAGATTCGTTGCATTCGGGTACAGTGGCAGGATGGAAATGGTGGAGTGAGATGAGCATGCAGGGGCTGAGGAACAATGGGTGGTGGAGGAAGGCCATGGAGTAACTGTTGGAGAGGAAATTAGGAAATTGCAGTCAGCTTCATCTTCGGAGTCCTAGAGGTAGGGGATGAGTGGCAGGATAACctgtgattttttctttttttcttttttggggagggAGGTGGGTTGAAGGGTGGTTTTATCGAGGTAGATAGAATTGGGCAAGGTTTTATTCCCTTATTTCAATCTGGAATGCAAGTATAATCTTTTAAATGCTCCTTGATTCCTAGTGAGGTTTTCACTGGTTCAATCTGTGGTAGCAAGGAATTGAACTGGACATGCCAAACAGAATGCCACTCCCAACTTGATTCTAGAGAGCAAGAATCAATTGAATCAAGAATTGGGAGTGCAACCAAACGTAGCCTAATACGATGTTGAACAAGATGATTAATCGTATTAAGAAAGTTGCTAAAGATGTCCTACGCGAATCGAAAGGTAAATGTCCTTCTCTAGAAGAACTAGTGGGATGCTGAGGTTCAAGGagccattaagactaagaaagctAGTGTTAAGACACGGAAAATGACTAATAATGTAGAGGATCTGATAATAtacaaattttccaaaattgaagttaaaaaaaatatgatctttataacaatttgagcacaaaaaggagaaaaaaactaTCTATAAGATAACTAGaatgagggaaaggaagaataGAGATATCGACCATattagatgtattaaaagtgaagatggtaAAGTAGTAAAGTACTaataagggatgaggacattgtTAATGAAAGAAGGCCTTTTTGCTGTGAGGCTTGGTAAGTTCAGAAACTTGAacgatggaggaggaggaggaggaggaggagagaggatacAGAGAGGCCAATAGTAGTAATTTGGATACCAGGAAATGTTATTTGACAAGGTTCATATCAGTATGTGGTTGGTGATTGCAATCTGCAAGTGGCCTTATGCCATGATAGCAATGGTGGTGATGTGAAGCTTGTGAAAGAGAAAGGACATAACGGGAATTCTTTGGTTGTTGTGGATATTGAGGGGAAGAAACTCAGTAGCGCGAGTAAAGGTGAGAGCTTCTCTATTCCAAAATCTAGCTCTGGTCAGAGAAGGGCAAATTCCCCAATTTCTTCAGATTCTCATATGGGCATTTCCTCTTCATCTCTTAATATCAGTCTGACATGGCCTGAAGAACTTAGGGTGTATAAAGgtattttgttttctattttcttgattATTCACTTCACTCAATCAAATTGCTGGTTGAGCTGTTGTTTATAAAAAAAGAGCAATCCAGTGCATTAGGCTCACGTTGCTGCAGGgactgggaggggcaagtgtacgcagccttaccccctgcttcacagaagaggctgtttcgaagttttgaacctgtgaccaacatgttgcaatagtgcaacttaaccattgaagttgttgtttatactTTCCTTATTTATTCTGGGATGCAAATGGGCTTGAGTAATGCTTCTCTGCAAAATACTTCAAGTGGAACAGGATCCCCTCAAGTGCACCATGATGTAAGACTAGATCACAAAAGATCTAGTCCCGaacaggatctgaaattctggctgaatagggaaTATGTCGATTACTCACAAACCACAactcagatggagctgaaatTTGGATCAAATGGAGATCCTATATGAAGGTACAAACCATCAAAAGATGATCAAATTCAGCTGGCTAGATTGAGAGATAAGCTGGCTGCATGCAAAAGGAAACTTATGGTGTTTCTTCAATAACTTGAGCTTCCAGCTTCAGATTATGCTTAGATTTGGGTCAAGTGTCCTTCCAAGGTCCTCAACAAGCCCTCCAAAGGGTTTTCGATTTGGCTGGCAGGTTGAAGAGTTATGGTCAAAATCGATCAGGggaccaaaaccctgacaaTAAAGAAATTGATCTTTGTTGTTGGTTGAATCTGAACTTCAATCCTTTGAACTTCTTAGGGCTTCAACTTGCTGATAAGTCACATTCAAACACTCTactgtagaactagaatcacaagtaatcctaatcccaggcaagATCTCAAATTCTAActaaatagagaagatgtcctctaataggcttggttctaggcTTCTAGCtttcaaacactctctcatagcaaacaaataaaaggaaaataagaaaagaaagagaatgtgatggagggttgagaagggggaagaagaactagtgaatgggcatctcaccctcaggtttgggcatctcacccaactgcatcccataGCACAACAGcataaaccatctttttttttttttttcattaataaatttatgttcaatgttgtagccccttacaaacttatatagaagattcaaaactaactcaaacactaaaaagaaaGGCTTaaccaatccttaactaattgggaaacctaaactgactaggagactgaaataataaaggaaatagactTAAAATAGGATGCTAACTagactaatgaattaaatcccatttttctgctttctcccatattttaggcccgttaaagtggtccattacaaagaaaactcatgggatcaaaggcccaacacataacccaacccaaggcttatttgcaataaaataagcccattaagtgacttatctacatcacactctctcacagcagtagtataagagggaaaataagaaaatagaaaagaggtcgatggagggttgagaaggggaagaagaaggttaggttttgggcatctcacctagggcctctcacccaactgcatcccacaacaaAACAACATATAGACATCTCATATAAACTTCATTCAATCTTCTCAAATTGATTAAAAAGGTCTCTTTAAATAGGTTAGGCATAGTCTTACAATTTAGAAACAAAACTAGAAAATGAactataataaaatagaaactagttgaTTTTAACAACTAAATACTAACTTGTTCACTAAGAAACTAACATAAGACAATAAAGGACTATTCTAGAATATTAAAACTGACTTTGGATACTTGCTAatacaaaaaggaaacaaaaaaatatcaaattactgttcacgtgTACTATTCACACTAATAGTAAATTCTAGTTTTGGGTTGGCTTGATGGGCCAACATTGGGACTAGCTGGTCTGGTTTGATGGAACCAGCAGCCCCCTTCTTTTGCAAGCTCGATCTACATCACGCCAGTGCGCTCAGTTCACATCCAATGCCTAGAGGTGTGCGCCCGGGTGTTGCCAGCCTCCAATGCACGCTAGGCGCACTGAGGCACTGGAGACGATccgagtctctctctctctctctctctctcttacttctAATAATCCTTTGCATAATCTGCTATCCGGGGGCCCTCCTTCCATTGCTTTGTAATTCTTTCAGTTTCAGACTTGGTCATGTGGGCAAACAACCTCATGAATCTTGCTAATTTTCAACTGGGAAACAACTCACTCACAGGAGAGGTCTAGCGGAAGCTTGGCATCTGCCTAGTTTCATATGGATGAATTTGAACACTAATAGTCCAACAGTTACAAATTTATTCTGTCAATAGCATACCAAACATGTTTCTCATTTTTAGAATTATAAACaataagaaagaggaagagaaagggaaagagaacaagagagaCAAAGATGTATGTAACCTTGGGTGTCACAACCTTATTCTGCAGATAGCATACCAAACATGTTTCTCATTTcagaattgtaaataataagaaagaggaagagaaagagaaagagaacaagagagaCAAAGATGTCGATAACCTTGGGAGTCACAACCTTATTATCGAGATTGCCTACTTCATTCAACATATAATCATGACAAAACCCTGACAAGggcataaaaatataaatagcataaaaagggaaaaacacaaaattacttaggggtgtcaattccaaacCCGCACCGGTAAGGCCTGATCGAGCCCGACATGTCTATGGCCCGACTTGgaccggcccgattaataaacatgtcaggcCTAAGCTAGGCCCATTTATAAATTggtagtacatggtgcaaggGTGAGCCCGATGGGCCTCCCGATCAGCCCCAGCCCATTTACAAGCCCAACTCAGACCGACACATTTAGCCTGAccgtttatataggtattttgatttttttgggatagaatatggtatatattgatagtgggtgagcctgtggcacaacaattaagttgcactattgcaacatgttggtcacaggttcaaaacctagaaacagcctcttctgcgaagcagggggtaaggctatgtacaacttgcccctcctagaccccgtagtagcgggagcctcatgcactaggttgctctttttttaatatggtatatattgatatttttatcaattattgactgtaattaagtgtaatatcttttcaaaattgttgataatttaataaaataaattaaagtatcttaaatctaagaaaagtaaagaccgtttaaggctttattagTAAATTACCccatttaaggcccgattatagcccgattagGAGAAGTCCAATACCAAGCCCGACACGACACCGACCgagaccgactcattccttaaataggtaagTCATGATCAGAGGACATAGGCCCACCTAAGGCTGACCGAGACCAGCCCGacccaaccaattgacacccttaaaatTACTATTCAAGAGTTATTGTTCACGTGAACGACCACAGATGACTTGAGTCGAGCAAATAAAATTGATAATAATCTCCGTAATaatctccaatctccccctcacgtgtagcaGTACACGTGGACAAGTAATTAGCATCCCAAAAGGAACCCTTCAACAAAGATCAACCAACTTCTCAAAACCCTACAAAATCGATTTTGCCAAAACCCTAACAAAGAATTGATTTCTCTGCCAAAGCCTGAGCTTCCTTCAATCTTCACTCCATAAATCAACAATCACCATAGATGAGACCTAGTTCTTAAGGCTGGTGATGAACTAGTCTCTAAAAACAACCAAATAGCAGCATAGGGTGTTGGggcccttaaaaaaaaaagaccctaGAAAAACCTCAAATCGGAACTTGTGATGATTGGAATGGGAAATAAGGAAGTGTCTCAACACCTAGGATCTATCTCTGATAGGATGAGGATACAACCTCAGTAACAACACTCTTCGCCTCAGCCATCGATGCAAAGAAATAAGAAACAACCACAAACCTTCTCCCAAAAAGTCGATCCCAAAAACCTTGACAAATCGATTTTTATCCAACACCCTAACAGAAATTAATTCCTTCACCAGCTTGATTTTCCTTCAATCTTCAGAGGAAATTGATCCAAAATCCTGATGAGAAGAATCGAATGATTGACCCAACATACTGATCAATCCAAACAACAGACCTTCCAACAAAAATCGATCcccaaaaaataatggatcCTGAGAAAATCGATTCCAAGAAATGATTGATCAactcaaaatttcaaatcacGCACCAATAACTATCAAACCAAGAGAAAAGTGCTTGTCTGCATGCAAAGGTAATGAAACATTCAAGTATGATTTTCATCAAATATTTAAGGTaaccctagttcttcttctctttctataaACTAGGGCTTCGCTAAAACCATAGAACCTTGAAATGACTCTCAAACCGGCAATCATAGACATAATCAATTACTAACAacctgctttgataccatataACTTAtatgaaagaggaagagaaaaagaaagagaaaaagagagacaaAGACGGTTGTAACCCTGGGAGTCACAACCTTATTGTTAAACTGCccacttcattcaatatataatcaTGAAAAAACCTTGACAAGGGCATAAAGGACATAAGaacataaaaaggggaaaaaaagttaCTATTCACGAGTTAtggttcacgtgaacagtacccGTGAATACTGTTCACGACTCagttcatgtgaacagtgctATGAACCCTTTAATCAATAATTCCTAACAAGAATCTATTATTCTACTAGAAACCAAGTGTTTTCCATTTTTGGTTCATacattatataaaaataaaataaaaatcataccaaatagaGATCGTTTTGCTCGAAGAAGACCAGGAGGGCTTTGGCAATATGGACTCATGGTAACCACAAGGGTCTAAAAGAGTAGGAATTTTGTCTTCAACAAAGAGAAACATTCCAAATAAACGAGGAAGACCGACTATAAAAATTCAATAAACCATAGCACTCGATATTCAACCCGGGCAGCataagaaagataaagagaAAGCAAAGCACCTATAAACCGGCCAGATAGAGAATGAGAGCTCGACCGTCGACTCTTACATGTAGAAAAGACTAGGTTTCCGCTCTGTGGTCCACCCACACATGAGTAAGCTATCAAGCTCTACACATTGTTAGCCAACCAACCATTAGTCTCAAGGCAGTGGGACGATTCCTTCTGTGCTTAGGCCCAATACTAAAATCAATCCTGAAAGACGGAAGAAGGGGGATAGAGCTTGAGTAAGAGGTAGGCAAGGGGCCGGCAATGGCACCTTAACAGGATGGACCCACCAAAGCTAGAAGAGCTGAGGAAGCAATTAAGGGAGTTGTTGGATGCCGTAGTTTTTCAGCCATCAAACGCTCCGATTAGACGAAggagatgaaaaagaaaagcaaataaTAAAACAAGGTAGTTCCTTTTGAGATGGATGCTAGAAGGTGCAAAACATTAAAAAGAAGTGGACCTCTGgcaaggagaaggaagaaggaaaagacaAGCAAAagaggaaatagaaaaaaaagactGGACTTTCTAATCTCCCACTCAATAGTAGGGCATTGAGTCCAATTTCTAAAGGAGGGGACATGGTCCAGTAGTTAATTACATCTCGATTTTCAAAACCTAACTAAAGATGCTAGCCAGTAGAAAACAACACCTTTTATATTCTGGAGGAGACACACGAAAGGAGGCCAAAGATGCAAACTTCGCTCGAAGCCAATTAAAAATGTTCGGAGGAGGATGAGACCCTTTCAGGGAGGTGATTGAGGCAATGCGTTCATAACCTTTAGAGCTACCTATTCAACTCAAGCGTTAGCTCAAAAACAGGGTTTCCCGCATCCTAGGAATTTTAGTGATAGGCAGGTAATAATGTTATCACTAGGTAATTGAGGGGCCTGTCAGGGCCGCTTCATTCATATAGGTATCGGTTGCCCAGTGAACCCTAACTTCATACTTCATAATTGTTACTCTTCCAAAAGACAATTTGAGACGGTTGGTGTAAGTGATAGTGTGGTGGTGTTGGCAGtagaggaaaatgaaaaatgtttaaaataaaaactgTTGCTCTATCAGGTAAAACgcaataaaacaagaaaaatatccCTCTGACCTCGTTTGGAAATGAAGAACTATTATGATCAGAAGCACCAAAACCAGACAAAATCCCGGCCGAATGAATAAGGAGCATCAGACACAAATAAATTTTAATAGGCCGTTGATTCTCCATGAAGTACCTGAAACAACAAAAATCACATTAATGTCTGAGATGAAATGTTAACAGACCGTCTTCTACCACTTGAAACTCAAAGAAGAGATCACTGCGATCCACCATAGAAATGCAGGGAAACGGCCTCCGAGCTTCCTGAATCTAGAACCCTTGCCAGCGAAACACCAATTTCACAAAAAACATTAAGGGCAAGGAAATAGTGGCTCGTTCTTCTACAGACAGAAATTGGAAATTGACTTCACTGCGCTTTGAGGTTTCTCTGAATCAGAATTATAGCACAACAGAGTCTCGATGCTGTGATTCTATtacagagaaaaagagaaggaatcaGACATATGGCTTACGATGTGAGGCTTCTTCAATCAGCCCAACGGCTTGAGATTTGAGGCTTCTTCTGGGCTCAAAAGCTTTAACAGAGTTGGCATCTTCCACACCGATGAGATGATGTTGAAGAGATACGTAAGTCAGTTGCCGAGTTGCGCTAATCGAGCGACCAAGAGGAGtacaagggaggagagagagtgagggaaTGGCAACGAGGGAGTGAGAGATGCAAGGAAATAGGagcgagaaagagaaagggggtAGGGGTCGatgattttactattttacccctcatATGAGacactttcaagtttcaacactTACGCTACTTAAGGTTAACGCGGGAATGAAGTTCGCTGAAACGCTCAGAAAGCCAACTGAAACACCTCCATCTTTGAAGCTCTTTCGAAGAGGAGCTCCAACAatggcggctggacgagaggtTTCAGTGGTAACGATAGGAGGTAAaggttcttctctttcttcgtcATCGGTCTTCGCCATTGCCAATGGTCTCTCCCAGGTAAGAATTGATTCTGCCGTCACTGATAAGCTAACTAAGAAACACTCCCTCTCTACGGTTTCTCTGAACAACTCGGAATCGAGATTTCTAACCCTAGAAGAATCCCGAGCTGCTCTTGTTGTCCTACTGAACAAGCTCGCTCTATCCAACGCTGGTATTCGTGACTTTCTTCCCGATTCGATTGTAGAAACCCTAAATGCTGGATTTAACCCCGAAAGCTTGGACTTTGGTTCTGTATCTGCATTTCTGGATTCCTTGTTTGCATTGAATTCGAGGAAGCCCGAGGAGGTTGGGGTGACGGATGGAGAGCTGGCTGTGTTGGAAAACTCTTCTGCCGTTTTGGTTGGCATTTCTGCGCTTTTGGATCACTCCTCTTCAGTTTTGTCTACTGTTATTGATGCAGTAGCTGCCATAACATGTGAGGCTTCAAAAGCCGATATATCAGCGTTTAATTCTCTGGACTCCGGCGACGGTTTCTCTGCAAAGGACGAGACTGCTGTCGCCAGTGACATGAAGATTTTACTTAGTGATTCTAAGCTTGTAGGCCGGGTTGATTCCGATGCGATTTCGGAGATTCCAAAGGTACATGGGAGTTTCAGGGAAGTGGTGAGGTTGGTTCACGCAAGGATGCGAGTCGAGCTGAATTCTTTGGTGAAAGTGGGTAAAGGGAGTTCTGGCAGTAGTGGGTGTGGAAAAGTGTTGATGAATACATTGTGGCCATTGGCGTCGGTGCTTCAGTTTCTCGGTGAGAGTAGTTTATGTCGAGCAAAATTGAATGTGGAGTCAATTGGTTCCGTTGATTTAAGGACTCAGGTGCTGGAAATGTTTGAGAGAAGTTGCCCTACTTCTAATGTTTTGAACGATATGTTTCGTTTGATCTGGGAAGCTAAACGTGAAGCAGATTATGTTAGATTTTTTCACGAAATTTACTGCCTATTGCTGAAGGTCAGAACTGTTGTTGCTTGGGAGGGAGCATTAGCCTTATTTTCACTTGAGAAGAGTGAGTCAAATGAAAAGGCCAAAGGGGCTGCACCTGCAAGAGCTGAAGCTAATGGAGGCAATGCTAGTGCTGAAAGGAAGggtgagaaaaagaagaagaaggttttgGGAAAGGGAACTACTGTTATAAGGCAACTTATTAAAGACAGGTTGCAGAATCAGGATAGGGATGCGGTTGAAAATGTTGAAGTACTAGCTCAGTGGGTTCAAAATCTTTCCTTGTTTTTTGATCCTAAGGAGCCTGAACTTGATCTTTTCCTGCAAAAAGTAAAAGAGATTGTAGAAAGCAATGAATCTCGAAGGCTTCCCAAAATTCCTAAGGTGAGAAGAAACCGTACATTtgaatattattattactttttttttttttttcgaaatgTTTTCATTCTATTTGAAGATTTGAGCCATTATGCTGTATTACAGTTGCACAGTCACATGTTTGAGTACTTAACTCCGAACAGAATTTTTcctcctgtttttttttttttttttttttttttttaatagtgaaCATGCATTTGCATATGTAATAACATAGCATGACTATTTCCATCCCGTACTCTAATTGAGCACAGAATTATGTCATTGTTGCTGTAAGATATTTTTAATTCATATATTACTTTGTTACTCTtagctatttctgaaaaatgtttttcctctttcccccccccccccaaaaaaaaaaaacctttttctgACATTTTGTTGCATTTATTTTAGCTCCTCTTATCacttttttgttgttt
This window encodes:
- the LOC122082543 gene encoding histidine--tRNA ligase, cytoplasmic; amino-acid sequence: MKFAETLRKPTETPPSLKLFRRGAPTMAAGREVSVVTIGGKGSSLSSSSVFAIANGLSQVRIDSAVTDKLTKKHSLSTVSLNNSESRFLTLEESRAALVVLLNKLALSNAGIRDFLPDSIVETLNAGFNPESLDFGSVSAFLDSLFALNSRKPEEVGVTDGELAVLENSSAVLVGISALLDHSSSVLSTVIDAVAAITCEASKADISAFNSLDSGDGFSAKDETAVASDMKILLSDSKLVGRVDSDAISEIPKVHGSFREVVRLVHARMRVELNSLVKVGKGSSGSSGCGKVLMNTLWPLASVLQFLGESSLCRAKLNVESIGSVDLRTQVLEMFERSCPTSNVLNDMFRLIWEAKREADYVRFFHEIYCLLLKVRTVVAWEGALALFSLEKSESNEKAKGAAPARAEANGGNASAERKGEKKKKKVLGKGTTVIRQLIKDRLQNQDRDAVENVEVLAQWVQNLSLFFDPKEPELDLFLQKVKEIVESNESRRLPKIPKGTRDFAKEQMAIRKRAFSIIEGVFEMHGATALDTPVFELRETLMGKYGEDSKLIYDLADQGGELCSLRYDLTVPFARYVAMNGLSSFKRYQIAKVYRRDNPSKGRYREFYQCDFDIAGHFELMGPDFEVIKILTELLDELNIGDYEIKLNHRKLLDGMLEICGVPSEKFRTICSSIDKLDKQSFEQVKKEMVEEKGLSVETADRIGAYVKRRGPPLEILSNLKQEGSQFLEHKGSSTALDELQILFNALEKSKCTNKVIFDLSLARGLDYYTGVIFEAVFKGTTQVGSIAAGGRYDNLIGMFGTKQVPSVGVSLGIERVFAILEQLEKDRNQLIRPTKTQVLVSILGEDLSQAAELVSELWEAKLNAEFMVNKRVMKHIDRAKESRIPWIVIFGEREQNEGIVKLKDVEANMEEVVPRSSVVEELLRRLNI